From the genome of Ovis aries strain OAR_USU_Benz2616 breed Rambouillet chromosome 5, ARS-UI_Ramb_v3.0, whole genome shotgun sequence:
TAAGGACACTTTATCTTACTTTCTGAAGAATTattaggtgggtttttttttttttttggtaaaattacCTTTTAAACTAAATAATGAAAAGTTTACCTTTTTCAATTCCCACATTAATCAATATAAACTTACAGCTTCACGCATTTCACTCATTTTTCTTGAAGATGCAAAAGAAGTTTCTGCAATCAACATACAAAAGGAAGATTAAAACTAAGATGATGAAGAGGGGAAAACAGTCTTTGATAGGATATACCCACATCTATACATATCACCTACACAAACAAGCAAGCAATGAGATGAGGCTACTGTGGCagtatcaaaataaaaacttcacaAAATAACTCCGAATCTGGAAACAGAATTCTAAATTCACCTCTCCatgaaaaaataactttaagTATGGTTTAATAATCACCAAAACTTCCTGTGGAGAtatcttttttcctcatttttataaataagataTTCTAGTCAGAGAAAAAACACCTTGCTTAGTGCAACTTAATATGCTTGTATGAAGTCACTTAATATGAATAAGTTACTTACTACTTAATTTCTTCAAACTCAGCTCGAGTATCATGAATCACTTTAATACCTCACAGTTACTCTACTCTGAAATTTATGGGCCACCTTGTGCTTTAAGAAAGATAAGTGGTCAGCAGAGGGATCAATTAGTTCTCTCCTAACACACATTTTGACTTTAGTGCACTCAGAGCTGGCAAGAAATGAGTAGGATTGTTGAGGAATACCAGATCTAGAGGACAGTATTACTCCCCACACTCTGCATTTAGCAACCATGAAATCCGAACTCCAAAAATGGGGAAAATTAGATAAATATCTTTAGTCCTAAATGAACAAATATCTAAATTCTACTGTTCATTCTAACCACCCTTTCTATCTCTACCTTTCTAAGGAGGGAAATGAGAAACCAATCAACTGATGCAATTTGTGAAAAGATATTTGTAACACGTGTCATTTGTAACACGTTGTGCCAATTTAAGTATTATACGCCCAGCACAGCAAGCTCCTCCACTCCTTGATAATAGTAGTTGTTTCCTGCATTTTCTATGATGTGTGAACTGCTTCATCCAGGATTGAAAATTTTACtcaccacaataaagaggaaatgCCAAGCCAATGATTAAAATAGCTTTGATCCATGATGAGAAGAAAGACATTTTATCAAGTCTGTAGAAGAAATGCATAGGAATGCTCATAACACACCGGCGCAGGAACAAATTGCCCATTTCCAAATGAAAGTTTCTTACTTCTAAAGGAACTGACCCAGTCTCTTAGATTTGTAATTATGGTGGGAATCTTGCCTCAACCCACAGGACATACAGGTGAACAGAAGGCCTCATAGAGGCTTGCGAGAAACACTAGGACAGGTCCTCTTTGCCCACTTTAAAAAGGAGAAGTTCACTCTCCCAACCCTTGGCTCAGCCCACAAGGAGCCTGGCTGCATTTAAAGAAATATGCACTTTGGACATTTAGTATTTCCTCAGAAAATAAATAGTTGTTTCAGAAAGGACTGACCTGGAGCAGTCTTCTCCAGTGTGACACACCAGGGCTGCCTCCGTAGCATCCCCACCTGACCTACCTGATACAGAGGTGGCAGAGTGTGAGGGCTGCAGCTCCAGGGACCGTGCCTGTAGGATCTCCCCTCAACTTCCCCCAGCTGAGGAGTCTCCTTTAATGGACTGCAggtgaggagcctggtgcagaTGACCTCTAGCAGATAAGACCTGGAGGTTTTTTGTGTTCTTCTCGTAAAGCTCTCACACAGATCATCTCTTAGCAGGAGTTTGGGGCAATTTTAATCTGATGAACATGTATGAGGAAGGGAGAAGGTAACAATGCTTTGAAACCGTAAGGTATAGAAGAGATGGGAGAGCTTTCCAGCTCCTGAGTTGAAAACAAAGGCTCATCAAACCACAAAGAGAAGAATGAGTTTCGGGAGCTACAATTCAATACATACCTACACCCTTAGTATTTTGAAGGACACTAGAAGCCCATTAGACTCAATAGGAGATCTGATTttcataatacttttttttttgtagttaaaTGGAAATGTTCATAAAGCTGTAAGCACTAACACGGAGAGTTACTGTGTTCCTTTAATCAATTTTCCCCAGTGAGAACATCTTGTAGGATTACAGTACAAATTCACGACCAGGAATGTTCAAAAAGCTCCCAGGTGACAGCCAGAGGAGCCAGCTTTGGGAAGCTGAGCTGGAGGACAGCAAGAAGGAGAGCAAGAAGGTTTGGGAATACAACTGAGATCACAAGGGACAACACCCTAAATAAACTATATGATGAATATAGTTTACAATCTTTAGTCAAGTAGGAAACCACACAGAGTTTGAAGTAGTAGGAAAAGATGTAGTATAAACTATTAAATCTGCTTCACAGCCTGAAAGTCCAGAATTCAAATGCCATCTACCACTCAGCAACCTTGAGATAATATTCAGACTTTCTAATTTACTATTTGCtaatttaaaatgt
Proteins encoded in this window:
- the LOC101116828 gene encoding sperm-associated acrosin inhibitor-like isoform X1 produces the protein MGNLFLRRCVMSIPMHFFYRLDKMSFFSSWIKAILIIGLAFPLYCETSFASSRKMSEMREAPECSIYIRQLHFCSREMDPVCATNGKTYSNKCVFCSEKIEHGRFDFSHWGLC